A region of Bacteroidales bacterium DNA encodes the following proteins:
- a CDS encoding DHH family phosphoesterase — protein MKYNEYQNIYKQLIEKRKIVLTAHASPDGDTIGSCLALYHYLIQFGHQVKIISPNVAPKFLQWISGYEQITIYDTHPGIAKQEIDEAEFIFAVDYNAFHRTGEGMSTLLENASAVKFMIDHHPNPADIFEAKISDTSASSTAELIFRFIEDLGQLEKINKELAESLYVGLLTDTGSFSFSINSDKPYIIAAFLYNTGIDIQAINQRIYSAFTEGRLRLTGYAISEKLVVNNELRFAYISLTKEDLNRFDHQNGDTEGLVNYALGIENIVAAALLTEKDDKIRLSFRSKSSFAVNKIANEYFEGGGHKNAAGGNSFLSMQETIEKLNKIITQYKSEINAVQL, from the coding sequence TTGAAATACAACGAATATCAAAATATATATAAGCAGCTTATTGAAAAACGAAAAATTGTTTTAACTGCACATGCCAGTCCCGATGGAGATACAATAGGCTCTTGTCTTGCGCTTTATCATTATTTAATTCAATTTGGTCATCAAGTTAAAATAATTAGTCCAAATGTGGCTCCTAAATTTCTACAATGGATTTCTGGCTATGAGCAAATTACAATTTACGATACTCATCCGGGTATTGCCAAGCAAGAGATAGATGAAGCAGAGTTTATTTTCGCCGTCGATTATAATGCTTTTCATCGTACTGGTGAAGGTATGAGTACTCTATTGGAGAATGCATCTGCCGTTAAATTTATGATAGATCATCATCCAAATCCGGCGGATATTTTTGAAGCGAAAATTTCAGATACTTCGGCAAGTTCAACTGCTGAATTGATTTTCCGCTTTATTGAGGATTTGGGGCAATTAGAAAAGATAAATAAGGAGCTTGCAGAGAGCTTATACGTTGGACTTCTTACAGATACAGGATCATTTAGCTTTTCTATAAATAGTGATAAACCATACATTATAGCTGCCTTTTTATATAATACAGGTATAGATATTCAGGCAATTAACCAACGTATTTATAGTGCTTTTACAGAAGGACGCTTACGTTTGACTGGTTATGCAATAAGTGAAAAATTAGTTGTAAATAATGAATTGCGTTTTGCTTATATTTCTTTAACAAAAGAAGATCTAAACCGTTTTGATCACCAAAATGGTGATACTGAAGGCTTGGTAAATTATGCTTTAGGAATTGAAAATATAGTAGCTGCTGCATTATTAACCGAAAAAGATGATAAGATCCGTCTTTCCTTTCGCTCAAAATCAAGTTTTGCAGTTAATAAAATTGCAAATGAATATTTTGAGGGTGGAGGTCATAAAAATGCGGCAGGTGGTAATAGCTTTCTTTCTATGCAGGAAACGATAGAAAAATTAAATAAAATTATTACTCAGTACAAATCCGAAATAAATGCAGTTCAGTTATAA
- a CDS encoding S8 family serine peptidase — MRKLIIVLFFTITAQVFAQISPNKYLVRFTDKDQSPYSLSQPGEFLTQRAIDRRNKQGLEVDITDIPIDPVYIQGVIATGAKLIIQVKWINAIIIEVESQTVLDAVNALSYVYSAEGINKRSSTYKSKLVDKFAEEETIPLKLIQTENDPVYGDAFNQIDMVNGIPLHESGFKGDGMVIAVLDAGFINANVRTIFSSLWDNNQILGSYNFVNPAEDVYRYNTHGTMVLSVMGGYLPDTFLGTAPEADYWLLLTEETGSEFLIEEYNWIAGAAFADSVGADVINSSLGYNEFDDAVYDHSYDDFDGNTIEVTKAADLAASKGIIVVNSAGNSGDDSWKYLIAPADGDSVFTIGAVDADGLITNFSSYGFESDSRVKPNIVAQGGGTVLANVDADVLRTGNGTSFSSPLIAGMMACLWQAIPDANNMDIIQAVEKSASQYSTPDNRYGYGIPDFNNARILLGISEQLLSKNSITISPNPVSNISIVRWDQSNNDFKTIELLDIQGRVIYSDKLDKSSSFYRLSLGDYKSGIYFLRLSNGIQTQTEKIAKID, encoded by the coding sequence ATGCGTAAGCTTATCATAGTATTATTTTTTACGATTACTGCTCAGGTGTTTGCCCAAATCTCGCCAAACAAATATTTAGTGAGGTTTACCGACAAAGATCAATCGCCTTACAGTTTATCTCAGCCCGGTGAGTTTTTAACGCAGCGTGCTATAGATCGCCGTAATAAGCAGGGATTAGAAGTGGATATTACTGATATTCCTATCGATCCTGTTTATATTCAGGGTGTTATAGCGACTGGTGCAAAGCTTATTATTCAGGTAAAGTGGATTAATGCCATTATCATAGAAGTGGAATCACAAACGGTTTTGGATGCAGTAAATGCCTTGTCGTATGTATATTCTGCTGAAGGAATTAATAAACGATCATCTACATATAAATCTAAATTGGTTGATAAATTTGCAGAGGAAGAAACGATTCCTTTAAAGTTGATTCAAACTGAAAATGATCCTGTATATGGCGATGCTTTTAACCAGATTGATATGGTTAACGGAATTCCTTTACACGAAAGTGGTTTTAAAGGTGACGGAATGGTGATAGCTGTTTTGGATGCAGGTTTTATAAACGCTAATGTTCGAACAATTTTCAGTTCACTATGGGACAATAATCAGATTTTGGGTTCTTATAATTTTGTTAATCCTGCTGAGGATGTTTATAGATATAACACCCACGGAACTATGGTTTTATCTGTAATGGGAGGCTATTTACCCGATACTTTTTTAGGAACTGCTCCCGAAGCTGATTATTGGCTACTGCTTACAGAAGAAACTGGCTCCGAATTTTTAATTGAAGAATATAATTGGATTGCAGGTGCTGCCTTTGCCGATAGTGTGGGAGCAGATGTTATTAATTCTTCTTTGGGATATAATGAATTCGATGATGCTGTTTATGATCATTCTTATGATGATTTTGATGGAAATACTATTGAAGTAACCAAAGCTGCTGATTTAGCTGCATCTAAAGGAATTATTGTTGTAAATTCTGCAGGAAATTCAGGTGATGATTCTTGGAAATATTTAATTGCTCCAGCCGATGGTGACAGTGTTTTTACTATTGGTGCTGTTGATGCTGATGGATTAATTACAAATTTTAGTTCATACGGATTTGAGTCAGATTCACGAGTAAAACCAAATATTGTAGCACAAGGAGGAGGTACTGTTTTAGCAAATGTTGATGCCGACGTATTAAGGACAGGAAATGGGACTTCTTTTTCTTCTCCATTAATTGCAGGAATGATGGCTTGTTTATGGCAAGCTATTCCCGACGCTAATAATATGGATATTATTCAAGCTGTTGAGAAAAGTGCTTCGCAATATTCAACACCCGATAATAGATATGGGTACGGAATTCCCGATTTTAATAATGCTCGTATTCTTTTGGGAATATCTGAACAATTATTATCAAAAAATTCAATTACAATAAGCCCAAATCCCGTTTCAAATATCTCTATAGTCCGTTGGGATCAAAGTAATAATGATTTTAAAACTATAGAATTACTTGATATCCAGGGCCGTGTTATTTATAGTGACAAGCTTGATAAAAGCAGTAGTTTTTATCGTCTTTCTCTTGGAGATTATAAAAGTGGAATTTATTTTTTGCGTCTAAGCAATGGTATTCAAACACAAACTGAGAAAATAGCTAAGATAGATTAG
- a CDS encoding FKBP-type peptidyl-prolyl cis-trans isomerase — protein MDTIAWKKWRVLLIILAFSSIILSSCSYFGDYPGFKKTDSGLLYKFHEKNDGRKAKVGDYITIEMRYKTNEDSLLFDGNGKTIPIELVKPVFAGDINEALSMMSKGDSATFVIRADSFLLKNAFLTRLPDFIDDKSRIIFDIRMHNVQSLEELEREKELARIEGLKNEEEAINTYILENNISVNPDINGLYFVPIRRGTGKQAMAGHRVSVHYTGKFLDGTVFDSSYSRGKPIEFELGRGYVITGWDQGILKMRKGGKALLLIPSDIGYGKGRGQIPPYTPLVFEVELIDVK, from the coding sequence ATGGATACAATTGCTTGGAAAAAATGGAGAGTTTTGCTGATAATTTTAGCTTTTAGTAGCATAATATTATCATCCTGTAGCTATTTTGGTGATTATCCGGGTTTTAAAAAAACAGATTCGGGTTTACTCTATAAATTTCATGAGAAAAACGATGGAAGAAAAGCCAAAGTAGGTGATTATATTACCATTGAGATGCGTTATAAAACAAACGAAGATTCCCTGCTTTTTGATGGAAATGGTAAAACAATACCTATAGAATTAGTAAAGCCTGTTTTCGCAGGTGATATTAACGAAGCATTGTCGATGATGAGTAAGGGTGATAGCGCAACTTTTGTTATTAGAGCTGATTCTTTCTTATTGAAGAATGCGTTTTTAACACGATTACCGGATTTTATTGATGATAAAAGCCGAATTATTTTTGATATACGTATGCATAATGTACAATCCTTAGAGGAGTTAGAAAGGGAAAAAGAATTAGCTAGAATAGAAGGCTTGAAAAATGAAGAAGAAGCAATAAATACTTACATTTTGGAAAATAATATTTCTGTTAACCCCGACATCAATGGTCTTTATTTTGTACCTATTCGTAGGGGAACAGGAAAGCAAGCAATGGCAGGACATCGTGTAAGTGTTCATTATACAGGGAAATTTTTAGACGGTACTGTATTTGATTCTTCTTATAGTCGAGGTAAGCCCATTGAATTTGAATTGGGAAGAGGTTATGTAATCACTGGCTGGGATCAAGGTATTTTAAAAATGAGAAAAGGCGGAAAGGCTTTATTGCTTATCCCTTCTGATATAGGGTATGGTAAAGGTCGTGGCCAGATACCGCCATATACCCCATTAGTGTTTGAAGTAGAATTAATTGATGTAAAATAA
- a CDS encoding SLC13/DASS family transporter, translating into MLKFLKSKIFWSFIITPLLSIYLIFFSDLVPENPLIAKTLGIAILMASWWISEAVPLAITAIIPVAAFPLLGIMNGKDVSSTYFNHIIFLFIGGFLMALAMEKWELHKRIALKILLLIGGGPARILFGFMFATAFLSMWISNTATAMMMVPIVLSVLIKLEEKLDKKDAANYSLALLLGVAYSASIGGIATLVGTPPNLSFARIFAIIFPEAPEISFSDWFTFALPLSMVLFIFIFGWLYFLFHPKNKDVEFDDEIFKQEYKALGKASFEEKIIFILFIILAFLWVSRSGISIGNFNIIGWDHFFPNKSYINDGTVAIFVAIALFIIPSKNKKGEKLLDQKIIPKLPWHIVLLFGGGFALAGGFIHSGLSLWIGKQLIFLDQYPPLLILFGVALIMSVLTELTSNTATTEMFLPILAGIAVSIKVNPLLLMLPATFAASLAFMLPVATPPNAIVFGTNRISVMQMIKAGFVLNIVAVILLSLFVFYYGQIVFDIDINQIPDWALQITKPK; encoded by the coding sequence ATGCTTAAGTTTTTAAAAAGTAAGATTTTTTGGAGTTTTATAATCACCCCTCTCTTAAGTATATACTTAATCTTTTTTTCAGACTTAGTACCAGAAAATCCACTAATTGCCAAAACCTTAGGAATTGCTATTCTCATGGCATCGTGGTGGATAAGTGAAGCCGTTCCCTTAGCTATTACAGCAATAATACCCGTAGCTGCCTTTCCTCTATTAGGTATTATGAATGGAAAAGACGTCTCATCCACCTATTTCAACCATATTATCTTCCTGTTTATTGGTGGATTTCTAATGGCATTGGCCATGGAAAAATGGGAATTGCATAAACGTATTGCACTAAAAATTCTGCTATTAATTGGTGGAGGTCCGGCTCGCATTTTATTCGGATTTATGTTTGCAACAGCCTTTCTATCAATGTGGATATCGAATACGGCTACTGCAATGATGATGGTTCCTATTGTTCTCTCTGTTCTAATAAAACTTGAAGAAAAACTAGACAAAAAAGATGCGGCGAATTACTCTCTTGCATTATTGCTTGGGGTTGCATATAGTGCTTCTATTGGGGGAATAGCTACTTTAGTTGGCACTCCTCCCAATCTTTCTTTTGCAAGAATTTTTGCAATCATTTTCCCTGAAGCCCCTGAAATCAGCTTTTCCGACTGGTTTACCTTTGCATTACCTTTGAGCATGGTTTTATTTATTTTCATTTTCGGATGGTTATACTTTTTGTTTCATCCGAAAAATAAAGATGTAGAATTCGACGATGAAATTTTTAAACAAGAATATAAAGCTCTTGGAAAAGCCAGTTTTGAAGAAAAAATTATTTTTATTCTATTTATTATTTTAGCATTCCTTTGGGTTAGTAGATCAGGAATTTCTATTGGAAACTTTAATATAATTGGCTGGGATCACTTTTTTCCAAATAAATCATATATAAATGACGGGACTGTAGCTATTTTTGTAGCAATCGCTCTTTTTATAATACCTTCAAAAAATAAAAAAGGAGAAAAACTACTCGACCAAAAAATAATCCCAAAACTTCCTTGGCATATCGTTCTTCTTTTTGGTGGAGGCTTTGCTTTAGCCGGAGGATTTATTCATTCAGGATTAAGTTTATGGATAGGCAAACAATTAATATTCCTCGATCAATATCCTCCACTACTTATTTTGTTTGGAGTAGCATTAATTATGTCAGTATTAACAGAGTTAACATCAAATACCGCGACAACAGAAATGTTTTTACCAATATTAGCAGGTATAGCTGTGAGCATAAAAGTAAATCCTCTTTTATTAATGCTACCTGCAACTTTTGCCGCATCTTTAGCGTTTATGCTACCTGTTGCAACACCGCCAAATGCTATCGTATTTGGAACTAATCGAATAAGCGTAATGCAAATGATAAAAGCAGGATTTGTATTAAATATTGTAGCTGTAATACTTCTTAGCCTATTTGTATTCTATTACGGTCAGATAGTTTTCGATATCGATATAAATCAAATTCCAGATTGGGCATTACAAATAACCAAGCCCAAATAG
- a CDS encoding helix-turn-helix transcriptional regulator has protein sequence MIKRIKSLISVKNLTASQFADLLGVQRSNISHILSGRNKPSLDFILKVSEHFPAVSLEWLIKGKGEMFNIEDKNVHNVPSQLNIEIESSTLDKERNIEFDKDSESSVRKELESNDLENPTNILSKDIKETIVSSASTKAEIEQIMVLFNDGSFRVYNPQK, from the coding sequence ATGATAAAACGGATTAAAAGTCTAATTTCAGTTAAGAATTTAACTGCTTCACAATTCGCAGATTTATTGGGAGTGCAGCGTTCTAATATCTCTCATATTTTATCGGGCAGAAATAAACCCAGTTTAGATTTTATATTAAAGGTAAGTGAACATTTTCCTGCTGTTTCATTAGAATGGCTTATAAAAGGAAAGGGAGAAATGTTTAACATAGAAGATAAAAATGTACATAATGTCCCCTCTCAGCTTAATATTGAAATAGAAAGTTCTACTTTGGATAAGGAAAGGAATATAGAATTTGATAAGGATAGCGAAAGCTCTGTCAGAAAAGAGCTTGAATCTAATGATTTGGAGAATCCTACTAATATTTTATCTAAGGATATAAAAGAAACTATTGTAAGTTCAGCATCGACCAAGGCTGAGATTGAGCAAATAATGGTTTTGTTTAATGATGGCAGTTTTAGGGTGTATAATCCCCAAAAATAA
- the arcC gene encoding carbamate kinase yields the protein MNKLAVVAFGGNALLKSNQKGTINEQEANVYETCTHLLDLINLGYDIVIGHGNGPQVGNVLLQHEAGEKTFGIPKLPIDVCVAETQGSIGYMIEQQLRNVLYKADMERDIITIITQVLVDKEDQAFKNPTKPIGPYYSKEEAEKIAKEKGDVFAEDPRGRGFRKVVASPRPVRINNRKTIEKIARDGQIVVTVGGGGIPVHYIDGKRLEGIDAVIDKDLASSMLASQIRADEFYILTDVPKVYVNFNTPKQKALDRVTVKEAKQYLSEGHFTEGSMAPKVRAAIEFIENGGKRCIITQASDLGKPDCGTRIVLN from the coding sequence ATGAATAAGTTAGCCGTTGTGGCTTTTGGAGGAAATGCACTTCTTAAAAGCAATCAAAAAGGAACAATTAATGAACAAGAAGCTAATGTTTACGAGACTTGTACACATTTGCTCGATCTTATTAATTTAGGGTACGATATAGTAATTGGTCACGGTAATGGACCTCAGGTAGGAAATGTATTGCTTCAGCACGAAGCAGGTGAGAAGACTTTTGGTATTCCTAAATTGCCTATAGATGTTTGTGTGGCAGAAACGCAAGGATCTATTGGATATATGATAGAACAACAGTTACGTAATGTGCTTTATAAAGCCGATATGGAACGTGATATTATTACTATTATCACTCAAGTTTTGGTAGATAAAGAAGATCAGGCCTTTAAGAATCCTACAAAACCAATTGGTCCTTATTATTCTAAGGAGGAAGCAGAAAAGATAGCTAAAGAAAAAGGTGATGTATTTGCTGAAGATCCACGCGGACGAGGTTTTAGAAAAGTAGTTGCATCGCCAAGACCCGTTCGTATCAATAATAGAAAAACGATAGAAAAAATTGCTCGCGATGGACAAATAGTAGTTACTGTTGGTGGTGGAGGGATTCCTGTGCATTACATAGATGGTAAGCGTTTAGAAGGGATTGATGCCGTTATAGATAAGGATTTAGCGAGCTCTATGTTGGCTTCGCAAATTCGTGCAGATGAGTTTTATATTTTAACAGATGTTCCTAAGGTGTATGTTAATTTTAATACTCCAAAACAAAAAGCACTTGACAGAGTTACAGTAAAAGAAGCAAAACAATATCTATCAGAAGGACATTTTACCGAGGGTAGTATGGCACCTAAAGTTAGAGCTGCCATAGAATTCATTGAAAACGGAGGAAAAAGATGTATAATTACACAAGCATCTGATTTAGGTAAACCTGATTGTGGAACACGTATCGTGTTAAACTAG
- the ndk gene encoding nucleoside-diphosphate kinase: protein MSTDITLTMIKPTAFKNNCTGKILYKITEAGFRVVAMKVTKLSKEDAMKFYEVHAGRPFYDELVNFMSSGPIVAAILEKDDAVNAYRELIGATNPSDAAEGTIRKECGTNIGENAVHGSDSDENAAIEASFFFSQMERF, encoded by the coding sequence ATGAGTACTGATATTACCCTAACTATGATTAAACCCACAGCTTTTAAAAATAATTGCACCGGGAAAATTCTATACAAAATAACCGAAGCCGGATTTAGAGTTGTTGCAATGAAGGTTACAAAACTTTCTAAGGAAGACGCTATGAAATTTTATGAAGTTCATGCGGGAAGACCATTTTACGATGAATTAGTTAATTTTATGTCATCGGGACCTATTGTTGCTGCTATTCTTGAAAAAGATGATGCCGTTAACGCTTATAGAGAGTTAATTGGAGCTACAAACCCTTCCGATGCCGCTGAAGGAACTATACGTAAAGAATGTGGAACAAATATTGGAGAGAATGCTGTACACGGCTCAGATAGTGACGAAAATGCTGCTATTGAGGCTTCTTTCTTCTTTTCTCAAATGGAAAGATTCTAA
- a CDS encoding T9SS type A sorting domain-containing protein: MKFYTSLLLLVLAINISANAQIIVSNPDFPIAGDAVVITYNTAEGNKGLDGFTGDIYAHTGVITNLSTSPSDWKYVIAGWTENTTKAKLTPIGSGLYQLTISPSIREFYGVPDGETILQMAFVFRNADGSKEGKTESGGDIYVAVYEEGLNVSFELPTSDALLVELNDEIVVKANSTSADSVALYVNDVWYTSVKNEDVLDATITASQSGKSWVKAIAYANNAMNMEQDSFYYFVRPTQVVEALPTGIQDGINYIDDNTVILCLYAPFKTDVFAIGDFSDWELNEELYMKKTPDGLRYWIQIDNLIAGRSYIYQYLIDGTDRFADIYCDQVSDPWNDKWIGDETYSGLPAYPEGKTSGIASVFTTAQTDYNWQINNFQKPKITDLVIYETLVRDITIQHSYQSLIDTISYFKNLGINAIELMPINEFEGNESWGYNPAFYFAPDKYYGTKDDLKAFIDVCHQNGIAVIIDLVLNHSYGSNPMVHMYWDNVNDRPAANNPWFNIESPNTDYSWGYDFNHESYDTKAFIDRVNNYWIDEFKVDGFRYDFTKGFTNTSGSGWAYDASRIAILKRMADKVWENNPETYVILEHFTDNYEEKELADYGMMIWGNMNGSFKEAHMGYTDSGKSNIDWASYQKRGWNNPNAVIYMESHDEERQMVYTDTWGNNDGGSYDIKVKSIGLERMKLGFLFDFIIPGPKMIWQFEELGFDISIDYNGRVGNKPPKWDYQFDADRFALKTFVSSIANLKTKLDVFETTNYNLDVYNALKRVKLNSTELNVVALGNFDVVSGNIVGSFQHTGTWYDYFNGTSLEVTDVNMTISLNAGEYRLYSDSEITEEDLGTGINNPIISDDNFQLFPNPAENLLYIVPSNSIKVIEWKIFSLQGKEVLSGNWKDQQVQESIDISSLKSGLYIYEIITKEGKYQEKLIKQ, translated from the coding sequence ATGAAGTTTTATACTAGCTTGTTATTGCTTGTATTAGCAATTAACATTAGCGCAAATGCCCAAATCATAGTTTCCAATCCTGATTTTCCAATTGCTGGAGATGCTGTTGTTATTACCTATAATACTGCTGAAGGAAATAAAGGCTTAGATGGTTTTACGGGTGATATATATGCTCATACAGGAGTAATTACCAACCTTAGCACTTCTCCAAGTGATTGGAAATATGTAATTGCCGGTTGGACTGAAAATACTACTAAAGCAAAGCTGACACCGATAGGTAGTGGCCTTTATCAACTAACAATAAGTCCTTCTATACGTGAATTTTATGGTGTTCCCGATGGCGAAACTATTCTTCAGATGGCATTTGTTTTTCGTAATGCCGATGGCTCAAAAGAAGGCAAGACTGAAAGTGGAGGAGATATTTATGTGGCTGTGTATGAAGAAGGCTTAAATGTAAGTTTTGAACTTCCAACCTCTGATGCTTTACTGGTTGAATTAAATGATGAAATTGTTGTTAAAGCAAATTCTACAAGCGCTGATAGTGTAGCCCTTTATGTTAATGATGTATGGTATACTTCTGTTAAAAACGAGGATGTTTTAGACGCTACAATTACTGCTTCTCAAAGTGGAAAATCTTGGGTAAAAGCTATCGCTTATGCAAATAATGCAATGAATATGGAACAGGATTCATTTTATTACTTTGTTCGCCCAACACAAGTGGTGGAGGCATTGCCCACAGGTATTCAAGATGGAATAAATTATATAGATGATAATACCGTAATTCTTTGTTTATATGCTCCTTTCAAAACAGATGTTTTTGCAATTGGCGATTTTTCTGATTGGGAACTAAACGAAGAGTTGTATATGAAAAAAACTCCCGATGGTTTACGTTATTGGATTCAGATTGATAATCTTATAGCAGGTCGATCTTACATTTATCAATATCTTATTGATGGAACAGATAGGTTTGCAGATATTTACTGCGATCAAGTAAGCGATCCATGGAACGATAAGTGGATAGGAGATGAGACTTATTCGGGTTTGCCTGCTTATCCGGAAGGGAAAACTTCCGGTATTGCTTCTGTATTTACAACTGCTCAAACAGATTATAATTGGCAAATAAATAATTTTCAAAAGCCAAAAATTACAGATTTAGTTATCTATGAAACTTTAGTGCGTGATATTACTATTCAGCATTCATATCAGTCGTTGATAGATACTATTAGCTATTTTAAAAATCTTGGTATCAATGCTATAGAGTTAATGCCTATTAATGAATTTGAAGGTAATGAAAGCTGGGGATATAACCCTGCATTTTATTTTGCTCCCGATAAATATTATGGTACCAAAGACGATTTAAAGGCATTTATCGATGTTTGTCATCAAAATGGTATTGCTGTAATTATTGATTTGGTGCTTAACCATTCCTATGGCTCAAATCCTATGGTTCATATGTATTGGGATAATGTAAATGATAGACCCGCCGCAAATAATCCTTGGTTCAATATAGAGTCTCCCAATACAGATTATAGTTGGGGCTATGATTTTAATCATGAAAGTTATGATACAAAAGCATTTATCGATCGTGTTAACAACTACTGGATTGATGAATTTAAAGTGGATGGCTTTCGATATGATTTTACAAAAGGATTTACCAATACTTCAGGAAGTGGCTGGGCTTATGATGCAAGTAGAATAGCAATTCTCAAGCGAATGGCTGATAAAGTTTGGGAAAATAATCCTGAAACTTACGTTATACTTGAGCATTTTACTGATAATTATGAAGAGAAAGAATTGGCTGATTATGGCATGATGATTTGGGGTAATATGAATGGCTCTTTTAAGGAGGCTCATATGGGTTATACAGATAGCGGAAAGTCTAATATTGACTGGGCATCGTACCAAAAACGCGGATGGAATAATCCTAATGCCGTTATTTATATGGAAAGTCACGATGAAGAGCGCCAAATGGTTTATACCGATACATGGGGAAATAACGATGGTGGAAGCTACGATATTAAGGTAAAATCCATTGGTTTGGAACGAATGAAATTAGGTTTCTTATTTGACTTTATAATACCGGGACCAAAAATGATATGGCAATTTGAAGAATTAGGATTTGATATATCTATCGATTACAATGGTCGTGTAGGTAATAAACCTCCAAAATGGGACTATCAATTTGATGCTGACAGATTCGCATTAAAAACATTTGTAAGCTCAATAGCTAATTTAAAAACTAAATTGGATGTTTTTGAAACAACAAATTATAATTTGGATGTCTATAATGCATTAAAAAGAGTAAAGCTTAACAGTACTGAACTTAATGTAGTTGCTCTAGGAAATTTTGATGTTGTATCAGGAAATATAGTTGGAAGCTTCCAACATACAGGAACTTGGTATGATTATTTTAATGGTACAAGCTTGGAAGTAACAGATGTAAATATGACTATTTCTCTAAATGCCGGAGAATACAGACTCTATTCGGATTCTGAAATAACTGAAGAAGACTTAGGGACAGGAATTAATAATCCAATAATTTCTGATGATAATTTTCAATTATTCCCAAATCCGGCAGAAAATCTTTTATATATTGTACCTTCAAATTCTATTAAAGTTATAGAATGGAAGATATTTTCTTTGCAAGGTAAAGAGGTCTTGTCTGGAAATTGGAAAGACCAACAAGTGCAGGAGAGCATAGATATTTCATCCTTAAAATCAGGATTATATATTTATGAAATAATTACAAAGGAAGGGAAATATCAAGAGAAGTTGATTAAACAATAA
- a CDS encoding winged helix-turn-helix transcriptional regulator: MKAQDTVGYQIKTTWQSIAKMYNRLTIQHGYSQAIGYVLINVKKGGVPVTKIAPQMGIEPTSLSRLLNTMEEKGLIYRKKDTVDRRVVNLFLTEKGLEYQKVSKRIVLAYNNFIFDNFGKEEIDVFFKVIEKINALTNDISDENSFVKQ, from the coding sequence ATGAAAGCGCAAGATACTGTCGGATATCAAATTAAAACTACTTGGCAATCTATTGCCAAGATGTATAACAGATTAACTATTCAACACGGATATTCTCAAGCCATAGGTTATGTTCTTATCAATGTAAAAAAAGGTGGCGTTCCTGTAACTAAAATTGCTCCGCAAATGGGTATTGAACCAACAAGCCTAAGCCGTTTGTTAAATACTATGGAAGAGAAGGGCTTGATATACAGAAAAAAAGATACTGTTGATAGGAGGGTGGTTAATTTATTTCTAACAGAAAAAGGATTAGAATATCAAAAAGTTTCTAAAAGGATAGTTTTGGCTTACAATAATTTTATTTTTGATAATTTTGGTAAAGAAGAAATTGATGTCTTTTTCAAGGTTATTGAAAAAATAAATGCACTTACAAATGATATTTCTGACGAGAATTCATTTGTAAAGCAATAA
- a CDS encoding FKBP-type peptidyl-prolyl cis-trans isomerase — MQFSYNLSKVIIYTLFVLFFVACKDDTVKNKQQPVNLAEIEEQMLKVNTQLVAIEDESINKLIESKAWKMEETGTGLRWMIIEKGNGEKAQIGKIVSLEYKVYLLSGQLIYSSENTGLKIFELGHGGVETGLEEGILFLKLGDKARFILPSHLAYGLQGDGQLIPAKASLIYEVKLIDLK; from the coding sequence ATGCAGTTCAGTTATAATTTATCGAAGGTAATTATCTATACTTTGTTTGTGTTATTTTTTGTCGCTTGTAAAGATGATACTGTTAAGAATAAACAACAGCCTGTTAATTTAGCTGAAATTGAGGAGCAAATGCTGAAGGTTAATACTCAATTGGTTGCTATTGAGGATGAAAGCATTAATAAGCTTATTGAAAGTAAAGCTTGGAAAATGGAGGAAACAGGAACCGGATTACGTTGGATGATTATTGAGAAAGGGAATGGAGAAAAAGCTCAAATAGGTAAAATAGTTAGTTTGGAATATAAAGTATATTTACTTTCTGGTCAGCTAATTTATTCTTCTGAAAATACAGGACTTAAAATTTTTGAGCTTGGACATGGAGGGGTAGAAACGGGTTTGGAAGAAGGGATTTTATTTTTAAAATTAGGCGATAAAGCTCGATTTATCTTACCTTCGCATCTTGCATATGGCTTGCAGGGTGATGGACAATTAATTCCCGCAAAGGCAAGTTTAATATATGAAGTTAAATTAATTGATTTAAAATAG